In Sphingobacterium zeae, one genomic interval encodes:
- the hisIE gene encoding bifunctional phosphoribosyl-AMP cyclohydrolase/phosphoribosyl-ATP diphosphatase HisIE — translation MLDFAKSDGLVPVIVQDFQTLEVLMLGYMNEEAWQKTQAEKRVTFFSRSKNRLWTKGEDSGNFLNVKSIHIDCDKDTVLIKADPMGPTCHTGSRSCFSTDFNQNFLLELERIVNNRYAHPSDESYVNRLRSRGINKIAQKVGEEAVETVIAALTETDTDFINETSDLLFHLIVLLREKGFSLETIAKNLESRHQ, via the coding sequence ATGTTAGATTTTGCAAAAAGTGACGGCCTTGTTCCAGTGATTGTGCAGGACTTCCAAACGTTGGAAGTCTTGATGTTGGGCTATATGAATGAGGAAGCTTGGCAGAAGACTCAAGCAGAGAAACGTGTCACGTTTTTCTCCCGAAGCAAAAATCGCCTTTGGACAAAGGGTGAAGACAGTGGTAACTTTTTGAATGTAAAAAGCATTCATATTGATTGCGATAAAGATACCGTTTTAATTAAAGCAGACCCAATGGGGCCTACTTGTCACACTGGGAGCAGAAGTTGTTTCAGTACAGATTTTAATCAAAATTTTCTGTTGGAGCTAGAGCGCATTGTTAACAATCGGTATGCGCATCCGTCAGACGAATCTTATGTTAACCGTCTGCGTTCTCGTGGGATCAATAAGATTGCCCAAAAGGTGGGTGAGGAAGCGGTTGAAACAGTCATTGCAGCTTTGACCGAAACTGATACTGATTTTATCAACGAGACTTCAGACTTATTGTTTCATTTGATCGTATTGTTGCGGGAAAAAGGATTTTCTTTAGAAACAATTGCGAAAAACCTAGAAAGCAGACATCAATAG
- the hisF gene encoding imidazole glycerol phosphate synthase subunit HisF, whose amino-acid sequence MLAKRIIPCLDVKDGRTVKGVNFVDLRDAGDPVELAYEYSQQGADELVFLDITATHERRKTTIDLVKAVARQVNIPFTIGGGINEIKDAEILLNAGADKISINSAAVRNPALINEMAAAFGAQFVVVAVDTRSIEGQNFVYLSGGRIKTELNTSEWIMEAQERGAGEILLTSMDHDGTKNGFDNGFLKTINDQIHIPLIASGGAGNQQHFVDVFQHANVDAALAASVFHYGEILIPDLKATLQQNGIVVR is encoded by the coding sequence ATGCTTGCAAAACGTATTATTCCGTGTTTAGATGTTAAAGATGGGCGAACTGTAAAAGGCGTCAATTTCGTAGACTTGCGTGATGCGGGTGATCCTGTTGAGCTAGCCTATGAGTATTCTCAACAGGGAGCTGATGAACTCGTTTTCCTGGATATTACAGCGACCCATGAAAGACGTAAAACAACGATTGATTTAGTCAAAGCAGTCGCACGTCAAGTCAATATTCCTTTTACAATCGGGGGGGGGATCAATGAAATTAAAGATGCGGAAATTTTATTAAATGCGGGTGCTGATAAGATTTCCATCAATTCAGCCGCGGTACGTAATCCGGCTTTGATTAATGAAATGGCAGCTGCTTTTGGCGCACAATTCGTCGTAGTAGCAGTAGATACCCGATCTATTGAAGGACAAAATTTTGTGTACTTGAGCGGTGGACGTATAAAGACCGAGTTGAATACATCGGAATGGATCATGGAGGCACAGGAGCGAGGGGCAGGAGAGATTTTGCTCACATCGATGGATCATGATGGTACAAAAAATGGCTTTGATAATGGCTTCTTAAAAACCATAAATGATCAGATTCATATTCCGCTTATAGCTTCTGGCGGTGCCGGTAATCAACAGCATTTTGTGGATGTTTTTCAACACGCTAATGTAGATGCTGCTTTGGCGGCTTCTGTCTTCCACTATGGCGAAATATTGATTCCGGATCTTAAAGCTACGTTGCAGCAAAATGGAATTGTCGTACGATAG
- a CDS encoding HisA/HisF-related TIM barrel protein has translation MYIIPAIDVLDKKVVRLREGNYDDVTTYAISLEEQIENYHANGTELVHIIDLNGAKGDFSNQAYLFDIIQKTEMKIQYGGGVRSIEKVKELVDAGVYRVIVGTQAITNPSFLEELATLNEGKVKYADHIVIAIDVLDEVIKYSGWLESSPIKLIEYIDKCLVLGFFRFLCTDISKDGKLGGAGVELYQKLLSHSPIIKLIASGGISSMDDIQKLQELGGVESVVVGKAIYENRISIDEIKDWNLKSLIRF, from the coding sequence ATGTATATCATTCCAGCAATAGACGTTTTGGACAAAAAGGTTGTCCGCCTGAGAGAAGGCAACTATGACGACGTCACAACGTATGCAATCAGCTTAGAAGAGCAGATCGAAAACTATCATGCAAATGGTACTGAGTTGGTTCATATCATTGATTTAAACGGAGCAAAAGGAGACTTCAGCAATCAGGCCTACCTATTTGATATCATCCAGAAAACAGAAATGAAAATTCAATATGGAGGTGGTGTTAGAAGTATAGAAAAGGTAAAGGAACTGGTCGATGCGGGTGTTTACCGTGTCATTGTGGGAACACAGGCGATTACAAATCCTTCTTTCCTGGAGGAACTGGCTACCTTGAACGAAGGGAAAGTGAAGTATGCGGATCACATTGTAATAGCAATTGACGTATTGGATGAGGTTATTAAATATTCGGGCTGGTTGGAAAGCTCGCCAATTAAACTGATCGAGTATATCGATAAATGTTTGGTATTGGGATTCTTTAGGTTCTTATGTACCGATATTAGTAAAGATGGTAAATTGGGCGGTGCTGGTGTTGAATTGTACCAAAAGTTGTTGAGCCATTCTCCAATTATCAAGCTCATTGCTTCTGGTGGAATCAGTTCAATGGATGATATTCAGAAACTTCAGGAATTGGGTGGAGTAGAATCTGTAGTTGTTGGAAAGGCAATCTATGAAAATAGAATCTCGATCGATGAAATCAAAGATTGGAATTTAAAATCGTTAATCAGATTTTAG
- the hisH gene encoding imidazole glycerol phosphate synthase subunit HisH, giving the protein MIGIINYGAGNIFSLTAALDRVGLSYGMINTAEEIDQYDRIIIPGVGHAGAAMDKLQESGLVPAIKALRKPVLGICVGMQLLTDFSEEGNAEMLKLIPLKTLHFDSKMAGKVPHMGWNSVAVQANNPLFAHIQNQTYFYFVHSYFIEFDDRYTAAKCVYGQPFSAAISKDNFFGVQFHPEKSGKAGEQLLLNFSTI; this is encoded by the coding sequence ATGATAGGAATTATTAATTATGGTGCAGGGAATATTTTTTCCTTAACAGCGGCGTTAGATCGGGTAGGACTCTCCTATGGGATGATCAATACGGCGGAGGAGATCGATCAGTACGATCGGATTATCATCCCAGGAGTCGGGCATGCGGGGGCAGCGATGGATAAATTGCAGGAGTCGGGACTCGTACCAGCTATCAAAGCGCTTCGTAAGCCGGTGTTGGGTATTTGTGTAGGAATGCAATTGCTAACTGACTTTTCAGAAGAGGGAAATGCAGAAATGTTAAAGTTAATTCCTTTGAAAACTCTTCATTTTGATAGCAAAATGGCTGGCAAAGTCCCACATATGGGGTGGAATAGCGTTGCTGTACAAGCAAATAATCCTTTATTTGCGCACATTCAAAATCAGACTTATTTTTATTTTGTCCACTCGTATTTCATTGAATTCGATGACAGGTATACCGCTGCAAAATGTGTCTATGGGCAGCCCTTTTCAGCGGCAATTTCCAAAGACAATTTCTTTGGTGTACAATTTCACCCCGAGAAATCCGGGAAAGCAGGTGAGCAATTATTGCTCAATTTTTCAACTATTTAA
- the hisB gene encoding bifunctional histidinol-phosphatase/imidazoleglycerol-phosphate dehydratase HisB, translated as MPDNLKRVLFIDRDGTLILEPEDEQIDSFAKLKFYPGALQYLPRIAKELDFELILVSNQDGLGTSSHPEENFWPVHHFVLNTFAGEGVVFAKEHIDKTFPHENADTRKPGIGMLGDYFDASRYDLSQSFVIGDRVNDVKLAQNLGAKAIWLRANDQLGALENLAIDSTVIALETTDWKTVYEFLKLGTRTAEHHRKTNETDIFIHLNLDGSGKSDIDTGLPFFDHMLDQLARHGALDLTIKAKGDLHIDEHHTIEDTGIALGEVFLKALGDKRGIERYSYTLPMDDCLAQVALDFGGRNWIVWDAAFKREKIGDMPTEMFFHFFKSFSDASRSNLNIKAEGENEHHKIEAIFKAFAKSIKKAVRRDADHMQLPSTKGVL; from the coding sequence ATGCCTGATAACTTAAAACGTGTACTGTTTATAGACCGAGACGGAACATTAATTTTGGAACCAGAAGATGAACAAATCGATTCTTTTGCCAAATTAAAATTCTATCCCGGTGCCTTGCAGTATCTGCCACGTATCGCAAAGGAACTGGATTTCGAATTGATCTTGGTTTCGAACCAAGATGGTTTAGGAACTTCTTCCCATCCGGAAGAGAATTTCTGGCCAGTCCATCATTTTGTGCTCAATACGTTTGCAGGAGAAGGGGTGGTATTTGCCAAAGAGCATATCGATAAAACTTTTCCACATGAAAATGCGGACACGCGTAAACCGGGGATAGGCATGTTGGGGGATTATTTTGATGCATCAAGATATGATTTGAGCCAGTCTTTTGTTATTGGTGATCGTGTAAACGATGTTAAACTGGCACAAAATCTTGGGGCTAAGGCAATCTGGCTCCGCGCCAATGATCAATTAGGTGCATTGGAAAACTTAGCGATCGATTCAACTGTTATAGCTTTAGAAACAACAGATTGGAAGACCGTATATGAATTTCTTAAATTGGGCACGCGTACCGCCGAACATCATCGTAAGACTAATGAAACAGATATTTTCATTCATTTGAACTTGGATGGTTCAGGTAAGTCTGACATTGATACAGGATTGCCATTTTTTGACCATATGTTGGATCAATTGGCTCGGCATGGGGCATTAGACTTGACGATAAAAGCAAAAGGGGATCTGCATATAGACGAACATCATACGATAGAAGATACAGGTATCGCTTTGGGGGAGGTATTTTTAAAAGCCCTTGGTGATAAGCGGGGTATTGAACGTTATTCGTATACATTGCCGATGGATGATTGTTTGGCTCAGGTTGCATTGGATTTCGGTGGTCGAAACTGGATTGTATGGGATGCCGCATTTAAACGGGAAAAAATTGGAGATATGCCTACAGAGATGTTTTTCCATTTCTTTAAATCGTTTTCGGACGCTTCGCGATCGAATTTAAATATAAAAGCAGAAGGCGAAAATGAGCATCACAAGATCGAAGCAATCTTTAAAGCATTTGCTAAATCCATCAAGAAAGCAGTGAGACGCGATGCTGATCACATGCAGTTGCCAAGTACGAAGGGAGTATTGTAA
- the hisC gene encoding histidinol-phosphate transaminase — MDNPFNLNNLLRENIKKLVPYSSARDEFKGEASILIDANENPFGSPLSHDYNRYPDPLQHQLKAKLSKIKGVPAENIFLGNGSDEAIDILYRAFCTPGVDNVILVPPTYGMYEVSANINDVACRKVNLTADYQLDLEGIANAIDAHTKLIFICSPNNPTGNSIRRQDIETILNNFQGLVIVDEAYINFSAVKSFTQELAEYPNLVVLQTLSKAWGLAALRLGMAFASKEVIAVYNKIKPPYNINQATQDIVLEALDQVDQVNDWIKETVAEREKIVRELLELDYVQHITPSDANFILVKMDQPREVYDYLVQYGIIVRDRSKVELCEGCLRITVGTPAENQTLLEKLNQINK; from the coding sequence ATGGATAATCCATTCAACTTAAACAACCTATTACGGGAAAATATTAAGAAGCTCGTACCTTATTCATCCGCAAGAGATGAATTTAAAGGGGAGGCATCTATATTGATCGATGCCAATGAAAATCCTTTTGGATCCCCACTAAGCCATGATTACAACCGATACCCAGACCCTCTCCAACATCAACTCAAAGCAAAGCTTTCTAAAATAAAAGGCGTACCCGCAGAAAATATCTTTTTGGGAAATGGAAGCGATGAAGCAATTGATATTTTATATCGTGCTTTTTGTACGCCAGGTGTGGATAATGTGATTTTAGTTCCACCAACCTATGGTATGTATGAAGTTTCTGCCAACATCAATGATGTAGCCTGCAGGAAAGTCAACCTCACCGCAGATTATCAATTGGATTTGGAGGGTATTGCCAATGCAATAGACGCCCATACGAAATTGATTTTTATCTGTTCTCCGAATAACCCAACCGGAAACTCAATCCGTCGTCAGGACATTGAAACGATCCTGAATAATTTTCAGGGGCTGGTGATTGTGGACGAAGCTTATATCAATTTTTCCGCTGTAAAATCATTTACACAAGAATTGGCAGAATATCCCAATTTAGTTGTGTTGCAGACATTGTCCAAAGCCTGGGGCTTAGCCGCCTTACGCTTGGGTATGGCTTTTGCGAGTAAAGAGGTAATCGCTGTTTATAATAAAATTAAACCTCCATATAACATTAACCAGGCCACACAAGATATTGTACTGGAAGCTTTAGATCAGGTGGATCAAGTCAATGACTGGATAAAAGAAACCGTAGCTGAGCGCGAAAAAATCGTGCGCGAACTGCTTGAACTGGATTATGTACAGCATATCACACCTTCCGATGCTAACTTTATTTTGGTCAAAATGGATCAACCTCGGGAAGTTTACGATTACTTGGTTCAATATGGAATCATCGTGAGGGATCGATCTAAAGTCGAATTATGTGAGGGATGTTTGCGGATCACGGTTGGCACACCGGCTGAAAATCAAACATTATTAGAAAAACTTAATCAAATCAATAAATAA
- a CDS encoding ribonuclease Z, whose translation MKFEVLILGNSSATPMFDRHPTSQVLNFNEQLFLIDCGEGTQMQLSRYGIKSNRIGHIFISHLHGDHYLGLVGLLSSMHLVGRKSDLHLYGPAALKEILDLQFLHSETVLRYNLVFHPISPDAPGVIFENRTLKVSTFPLRHRIACTGFRFDEGPRARTLLADVVQALNIPTVYYPMIKKGMDYVDESGKVYAADDLSLPAPRSRSYVYCSDTVRTADYLPFVQKANLMYHESTFLHDMVDRAKETFHTTAFEAGEIAKETHAKKLLLGHYSARYRDLNPLLEEARSVFPNTELSIEGKWFSV comes from the coding sequence ATGAAGTTTGAAGTTCTGATATTAGGAAATAGCTCGGCAACGCCCATGTTTGATCGTCATCCGACCAGCCAGGTGTTGAACTTTAATGAGCAATTGTTTTTGATCGATTGCGGAGAAGGCACACAGATGCAGCTCAGCAGATATGGTATCAAGAGCAATCGTATCGGACATATATTTATTAGCCATCTACATGGAGATCATTATTTGGGCCTGGTGGGTTTGCTGTCATCCATGCACCTTGTCGGCAGAAAAAGTGATCTCCATCTGTATGGCCCTGCCGCGTTAAAAGAAATTTTAGACTTACAGTTTCTACATTCTGAAACAGTTTTACGCTATAATCTTGTTTTTCATCCAATTTCACCTGACGCGCCGGGTGTTATTTTTGAGAATAGGACATTAAAGGTAAGTACATTCCCGCTGAGACATCGGATTGCCTGTACGGGATTTCGCTTTGATGAGGGGCCGCGGGCACGAACTTTACTTGCCGATGTGGTACAGGCCTTAAATATTCCGACCGTTTATTATCCTATGATAAAAAAGGGGATGGATTATGTCGACGAAAGCGGCAAAGTATATGCTGCAGATGATTTAAGTCTCCCCGCACCACGTTCGCGCAGCTATGTCTATTGTTCGGATACGGTACGTACAGCAGACTATCTCCCTTTTGTTCAGAAGGCAAATCTCATGTATCATGAGTCTACATTCTTGCATGATATGGTGGATCGTGCTAAAGAGACATTTCATACAACAGCCTTTGAAGCTGGCGAGATAGCGAAAGAAACTCATGCCAAAAAATTACTTTTGGGGCATTACTCAGCACGATATAGAGATTTAAATCCACTATTGGAAGAAGCGAGGTCGGTATTCCCCAATACAGAGCTTTCGATAGAGGGGAAATGGTTTTCAGTATAA
- a CDS encoding STAS domain-containing protein, whose product MKYTIDKHDRYIVIEPHVDVIDADNAAKLKGEFLLRNTIGQRNIVLDMIHVKKTDEVGIRLGVLAHRLCQSVGGIFILVNLCPTLMDMVRVSHLDKSLKIAPSLKVAEDLIFAHELESAYRGAIED is encoded by the coding sequence ATGAAGTATACCATTGATAAACACGATCGCTATATTGTCATAGAACCACATGTCGATGTGATAGATGCGGATAATGCAGCTAAACTCAAAGGAGAGTTTTTGTTGCGGAATACGATTGGACAACGAAATATTGTGCTGGATATGATTCATGTTAAAAAAACAGACGAAGTTGGCATCCGGTTAGGGGTACTCGCACATCGGTTGTGTCAATCGGTTGGTGGCATATTTATTCTGGTGAATCTTTGTCCTACATTAATGGATATGGTTCGTGTATCACATTTAGATAAATCGCTAAAGATTGCACCATCATTGAAGGTTGCCGAGGATTTAATCTTTGCACACGAACTGGAATCTGCGTATCGGGGGGCGATTGAGGATTAA
- a CDS encoding phosphoribosylaminoimidazolesuccinocarboxamide synthase, whose product MNAIKETNFNFENQTAFYRGKVRDVYTIANTYLAMVASDRISAFDVVLPRPIPYKGQVLNQIAAKFLKATADIIPNWVVSVPDPSVTIGQMCEPFKVEMVIRGYLSGHAWREYAAGKREVCGESLPEGLKENDKLPEPIITPTTKAAVGHDEDISRADILNKGIVSEEDYVQLEQYTKALFQRGTEIAAQRGLILVDTKYEFGKKDGQIVLIDEIHTPDSSRYFYAEGYQERQDQNEPQKQLSKEFVRKWLIENGFQGKDGQTVPEMTDEIVASISERYIELYEHIVGEKFVYPEQENVLERVERNVANALKTLNY is encoded by the coding sequence ATGAATGCTATAAAAGAAACAAATTTCAATTTTGAAAACCAGACTGCTTTTTACAGAGGAAAGGTGCGTGATGTGTATACGATTGCCAATACGTATTTGGCAATGGTAGCTTCCGACCGTATTTCAGCATTCGATGTGGTGCTTCCTCGTCCTATTCCGTATAAAGGGCAAGTTCTGAATCAAATTGCAGCCAAATTTTTAAAGGCTACTGCTGATATTATTCCAAACTGGGTGGTATCTGTTCCGGACCCAAGTGTGACAATTGGGCAAATGTGTGAGCCGTTTAAAGTGGAAATGGTTATCCGTGGTTATTTATCCGGCCATGCCTGGCGTGAATATGCGGCAGGTAAACGTGAAGTTTGTGGTGAATCATTGCCAGAAGGGTTAAAGGAAAACGACAAGTTGCCGGAACCTATTATTACGCCGACAACTAAAGCTGCGGTCGGCCACGATGAGGACATCTCACGTGCTGATATTTTGAATAAGGGCATCGTAAGTGAGGAGGACTATGTTCAGCTCGAGCAATATACAAAAGCTTTATTCCAAAGAGGAACTGAAATTGCAGCACAACGCGGTTTAATATTGGTGGATACGAAGTATGAGTTTGGTAAAAAGGATGGTCAAATCGTGTTGATTGACGAAATTCATACACCGGATTCTTCGCGTTATTTTTATGCCGAAGGTTATCAAGAACGCCAAGATCAAAATGAGCCACAAAAGCAACTATCGAAAGAGTTTGTAAGGAAATGGTTGATCGAAAACGGTTTTCAAGGAAAAGACGGACAAACTGTTCCGGAAATGACGGATGAAATTGTAGCTTCCATTTCTGAACGTTATATTGAACTATATGAACATATTGTCGGAGAAAAGTTTGTTTACCCAGAACAGGAAAATGTGCTTGAACGGGTAGAAAGAAATGTGGCAAACGCCTTAAAAACGCTAAATTATTAG
- a CDS encoding PhoH family protein, translating into MNELLIALDGLNLPVLWGADNEHFDYLKKQFPKLRIVARGSEMKVLGDAKELDLFEHSFQEVVAHLEKFNNITLLDFENLLGASAGSAAQQEKELASKNAAFGSEPIVYGPNGLIVRARTPNQRKMVESISKNDILFAIGPAGTGKTYTAVALAVRALRNKEIKRIILTRPAVEAGENLGFLPGDLKEKVDPYLRPLYDALDDMIPAEKLKGYLENRTIEVAPLAFMRGRTLDNCFVILDEAQNATDMQLKMFLTRMGPTAKFIVTGDMTQVDLPKKNQSGLSTAIRLLDNIEGIDIVHLSGGDVVRHKLVRRILEAYGDI; encoded by the coding sequence TTGAACGAATTACTAATTGCATTAGATGGTCTGAATTTGCCCGTATTGTGGGGAGCAGACAATGAGCACTTCGATTATTTGAAGAAGCAATTCCCTAAACTGCGGATTGTAGCTCGCGGAAGTGAAATGAAAGTGCTAGGAGATGCGAAGGAATTGGACCTGTTTGAACACTCTTTTCAGGAAGTTGTGGCCCATTTGGAGAAATTTAACAACATTACCTTGTTGGATTTTGAAAATCTGCTGGGAGCAAGTGCAGGTTCTGCCGCTCAACAGGAAAAGGAACTCGCTTCCAAGAATGCTGCTTTTGGATCCGAACCAATCGTATATGGGCCTAATGGTCTGATTGTACGTGCACGTACCCCCAACCAGCGGAAGATGGTAGAGAGTATTTCCAAAAATGATATCTTATTTGCTATCGGACCGGCAGGAACGGGAAAAACCTATACTGCCGTTGCTTTGGCTGTTAGGGCACTCCGGAATAAAGAAATTAAAAGAATCATTTTGACGCGGCCAGCTGTTGAAGCGGGAGAAAATCTGGGATTTCTTCCAGGCGATCTAAAGGAAAAAGTAGATCCCTATTTGAGGCCCCTTTATGATGCCTTGGACGATATGATTCCTGCCGAAAAACTCAAAGGTTATTTGGAAAACCGCACCATCGAGGTGGCACCATTGGCGTTTATGCGGGGACGTACGCTCGACAACTGTTTTGTCATTTTGGATGAAGCTCAGAATGCAACAGATATGCAGTTGAAGATGTTTTTAACGCGGATGGGGCCTACGGCCAAATTTATTGTTACTGGTGATATGACACAAGTGGATTTGCCGAAGAAAAATCAGTCGGGATTGTCAACGGCGATTCGCTTATTAGACAATATCGAAGGGATAGATATTGTTCACCTCAGCGGCGGAGATGTGGTGCGCCATAAATTGGTGCGTCGCATATTAGAAGCATATGGCGACATTTAA